TGTGGGTTGGCGGCACCTCCGACGGTAAAAGGCTGAACAGCCACTGAAAAAAGGGATTCCTGCACGGAGGACCAGAGAAGCTGGTCCAGAATATcaaaagaagcccaagggTATGTAGGTAAATGTGGCCAGTCAAGTGAGCCTGGCGAGGCAGCGAGATAAGCCGCAGATATATATGCAATCTGATGCAAGGCAGCGGGTATGCCgactggacaaggacaagacaGAAATTCAATGCAACGCCCCTACCACCCCCCCTCTTTCTCTGCCGCAAGAGACAATAAACGGGCTCGATAGCCAAGAGCTGGTGCGTTCTAAAACGTCACCAATGCAGCCCGTGATGGGCAGAGACAAGGGGGGGCGCACGGCTCCGGCTTGGCCTTGTGAGGTGCTTTGATGGTCATCAGCAAGCGGTAGATGAGAGAGCTGCGCCCACGTGAAGGAGGCCTATGGGAGAGGCGTCTGGGGCTGGGTCCACCGAGTGTGACAGCCGAGAGCCGTTGTGTATCATTTCTCACAAAAGCCGTTATTGCAAGAGGCTCTTGCTCTTCGCCCGGGCCAAGTCATGAGAAGACAATATATTGAGAGAGGGCTGAAATGGGCGTGCAGTAGGCTCGCCTTGTGGTGTGAGCGCGAGAGATAGAGAGCCAATATCTGCCGCATCAGGCATTTCCCGCCATGGGCAAATAGTCGCAAGCCATGGTGTGTCCATGAGCATTCCAGGATGGTGGTTAGAAGGCGGCGAATGAGCGGCCCGTGTTCAGAGCCCACACCCGAATGACTGAGAAACAAAGACGCGGGGAGAGGGACTAACGAAAGCTGCAAGGGTTCGATTCTCGGAGCCTCTttggagcttctgctgcagtCTCGTAAGCTGAGACTAGGGCACACCATCTCGAACCAGAAGGGATACCAGATGACTCGTCTGCTGGGGCGAGTAAGGTGAAtaggatgaggatgatgctaTCTCGTCTTGCTCCATCCCCGCCATCTGGTGGGTTTGAAACCCAGGTCACGCTCACCCCAAGCAGCGTGGAATTCCCATCTGCATGATTTGCATCGATCGAGTTCCTTGTTCCTTGGACGATGCATGCTGGAATGCAAACGATCACTGCATGGTTCCTTGCATGATGGATGCTTGCCCGCGCATGGCGCCTAAAAAAGGACAGGACCGAGCAAGCGTTTGCAGTTTGGCCTCGTCGATCAAGGGCTCGCCATTTTTGGATAGTACGAGTAGTTtaccaacaaagaaaaacgGCCAGGCAAAGGATAAAAATGGAACGCCGCGAAAGCTAGGCTACGGCGCGGCGCGGGAGCTTCGGCTGGgctcgtcatcgtcgtcatacTGGATAATATGAAGTTACTGTATCTGTCAGGATACCCTATCCAGCAattgtacgagtacgtgtatACGAAGAGGGCACATGTAATTCAAGATGCCGTCCCGTTAGCACAGACTTGCCATTTCCGGACACACGGATTGACTCTAACAAGACTCTAGGATTCTAAGACACCGCCAGTCCAAAACTATGCTCTCCTCAGCTATGGTGGGCCGGATCGTCTGCGTCTGCTGATTTGCTCCAAGCCTCCCCAGGGCGACGAATGCGGCCGTCGAGCTGAGCACGATGGCGCTCGATGGACTTGCTTCGTTTCCATTATTGGCGCCCCGGCCAGGTCAGCTCAGCTTTCACGAGCAAGTTAGTTAGTGCGGGCAacagagagaggcaaaaagcCAGTTTCCGTTCTGGAGCTATGGGAAAAATGGAATGTTGATTCGAGAAgattggaaaaaaagatgtgCCACATCCCAATATAGAACGGTTGCCCGGCTTCTTTGCGTATTGTCTGTGTTTCCGTCTAGATAATGGCTGCGAACCCCCTCCGAGAGGATTGAAGAATTTGATTCTCATGAGACCCTCTGTTCCTGATCCGTGATTCCAGGCCGTGctcgcagcagcaaagcGTGACAGGGACCAGCATGAGAAATTCACTCAAAAAAGGTCCTCTACGCGTCATAGAAACAGGGCGACAAAGACCAcacttcttctgcttgagcGGTTTCTGGCATCCTGGCGAACACTCAGCATGGGGGAAGCAtgaccagaaaaaaaaaatacaccAGTCGAGCCATGAGTCGTCGTGATCAGACTACTAGACTACTAGACATCTCATATATTCACAAAACCTGGCAGCTCTCGGGCGACCAGAATTAATATATCGAGCAGGAAACATGCAACCCTCCAGGTCCCTTGCTGCATTTCTCCTCTTATTGTATCGAGACTAAATCCCGGCAGACGATGTCTCTGCTCCGTATCCCTGccgccaagcccaagccgtGACCCAAGCACCTGACGCCCTCGTTTGATTCCCTCATGGCTCTTATTCatcttttcccctctctctttttttctccatgGAGCTCAAGCCCCTGCTCGATTCCCGCGCTTGCTGCGGTGCTCCCAATTCCGAACCTGGTCCAGCCTTTTCCTAGGCCAATGACGCCATGTCGGCCTTTTCGGCTGCCGCTGAGTCGCAGTTGAGCTTGATAATCTCCGTGTCccgactttttttttcttgccttgTATCGCATTGCTCTGATAGCTGTGCAAGATATATACTGGGACGGAATCCCGTCCGATGCACTGGATTGCATGCGGCAAGCAGCTGTCaaagctttttcttctcgtctcTTTTCGCTTGGAGTCTCGTGGAATTTTCCTAACTGAGCAGTGAATGAATACGAGTACGTTGCTGCTTTTTCAGTAAATTGGGGCTTGCGCGGCAATTGCGTGTCTACGATGTCGCTTTGTCCATCATCCAGACCGAGCGTCACTTGTGGCATCATTCGCTGTATTACTGTACCGAACATACTACTCTGTACATAGTAATACTTccattcacattcacatcTGCATACCATCACCGTTTGTACAACCACCACAGTCCATGAATTCCTGCTAGCTTACATCATTCATCCTCTCCCTTCACGTGCATCTCCTGTGTGTCTCGGCTTGAGGCGTGCCGGACTGAGGAGAATAGTAGCCTATTAACGTCTTGGCACGCGCAAACGAGAACGATGTGCCCTGTAAGAATCGACATAGGCATCGCTAGCTGGCCGGCCGTATCGTACATACGCCGCATACGCGTACCCGCCTTTCCTTACCCCATTGCCCAGGAAGCCTATCGGGTATTCGCTTCCTCAAGCTCCGATAAGGGCATCTCCAGTCTGGTTGGGAATCAAGGGCTTAGCACATATCATCCTTGCGTCCTACGTAGTCGCTGTCGCAGTCCTAGTCGCCAAACCTGCAAGGCTTTCGGCGCCAAGAGAGACGGCCCTGTGGCCTGTTTTTACTTCGGCCCGCACGGGATTGTGCTATCGTGCATGTCTGCAGCATCAAGTCAGCGGCGGTCCATTACATAAAGCCAAAACCGCCCTCCGGATCTCCGGATTATAAACCCAACCGACTTCCACCTTAAGTAACCAGCCCGCATTTGACCGTCATTTCtatctctccctccctctcttctgctcATTGATATATCCTCAAAGTGCATCGTAGCGCTCAGTTCATCTCAGCTCCATTCCTCGTCATTGACTCAATTGCGGAGGTTCTCCTCACCTAATTCTGGTGACTCGCCCGCTCGCTTCATCGACTGCCCTTTTCGGCCTTTGCTGCTCCGCGTATTCCGCACATTCAAAGAGCTCGCCCCACGTGACAAACAAGTCAATTCCGATTGATCGCCTCCAGCTTCCGGATCCGTTGAGGGCGacgacaagagagaaagccaGACAAGAAGCTTTAAAAAAGAGGCTCGCCCCGGGCGGTGCAAAAATTCTTTGCCTGCCTCAAGGTTTATGGTGACCTCGAGATTGAAATTCTGCCCTCGAGCAGTGCTGTCGTCCAGGATGCTTCGCTCTGCTCTCGTTGGCTTCGTACTGCTTTGCGCTCTCGTCACTTGGAGCACcacgctcttctttttgcagGGCGATTCTTTCGAGGCTTGGTTTGACGCAGCTGCTCGCCGGGACAGCGGCCTCGAGTTCAGCAACAAGGCGCAGGATCTGGATTACGAGCCTACCAGGATGGATGTGACTAACCTAAGCCCTACCATTCCGCTGAGGATGGTGACGTTTAACATCCGATACGCCACTTCAAGTCCGgtcaagggcgagaagctgtgGGACGAGCGAGGACCCAGGCTCGTCAACGAAATCAATTTCATCACTGCCGGCCAAGAAAACGCATTTCTGTGTCTCCAGGAAGCCCTTTACAACCAGCTCGAGGACATCCAGGCCGGCCTGGGCCCCAGATGGGCGTACATTGGCCGGGGCCGCGAGGACGGCAAGAAAAAGGGCGAGTTCTCCCCCGTCTTCTACCGGTCCGACGTCTGGTTCCTCGAGCGCTCGCAGACGCGGTGGCTGAGCACGACGCCCGAGAAGCCGTCGTTTGGCTGGGGCGCCCCTCACAAGCGCGTCGTCACCATGGGCGAGTTCTCGCACAAGGTTACCGGCACCAGGGTCGTCGTCATGAGCACGCACTTTGACTACAAATACGCAAAGGCGCGCAAGCACAGCGCCGAGCAGCTGATGCAGTACGCCCGCGACTGGAGCCAGGGCAACAACAACGCGGCGGTGCTCATCGGCGGCGACTTCAACAGCACGCCCGATGACGTGGCCTACCGCCTCATGACGGCGCCGGGGTCTGGCATGTCCGACCTATCGGATCTGCTGCCTGCGGACAAGCACCACGGAAACAGCCTGACTTACACCAGCTTTGGCGAGCCCAACGAGTGGCCGCAGCGCATCGACTTTTTGTTTATTCAGGAGCCTCGCACCGCAGTCGTCAAGACGTTTAGCGTGCTGGAGAATGTCTATGACGACCAGATCCGCGTGTCGGACCACAGGCCGGTCGTGTCGGACCTTGAGATTGCCGTGGACCCCTCCTCATGAGAATTGACGAAACTGTCCATCTTggctaaagaaaaaaaaaaaaggaaaaggaaaaaaaaaatagccGTATTGATACTTATGATCAACGTCTCTTTCAACACTGGATAAAACCTCGGAGGATAATGATACCCGGAGCGTGCTTCTCGAGTGGCACCGTCTCCAAGCAACTCGTTATGGACAGGGAGTTTCGGATTTGACATTTATCGCTAGCATATTTCcaaataaattaaataaaaaatcaaATGAAAAAACCTATCCTGTTTACTGAAGATTCTACTCAACGAAAGGACGGAGAGATATGAGCGCCATCTGGATGCATGCCATCAACATAGGCTACGGGCGCTTGTCTGCATACCACACTTGAACGCTCTGCACCTTGTATCCATGGCCATGCTGACGTCCAACCTGAATATCTGCAGACGGACAGAAAAAGCCATCAGCGATGCAGTTTGCTCATGCCGGTGATAATCAACCCGCCTCTCCCACTCTCTTACACCTACCGCACGAGAGCCAAGGATCCAACCGCGTCTCGTCCCCAACGCATCAAATTTCtcaagggagagaggctggATGGACCTGCAGCGCATCAACGGACATGACAATTTGCAGgatttatataattattatgGAACCGGACTCTGTACAGTATGCACGCACAAAAAGGCGGTCAAGAGCTGTCCTGGTTGGCTAAGATATGTATCAACTGCATCTCTTACAGCATCTGGAAGTCGGCCATTCTTTGCCATCAATCAGCTTTTGCCTTGGATCGCTCTAGTAGATAGATCGTAAATAGGATACGACCAATATGCATTAACAAGGGATTTATACTATTCTACAAGTATTCAAGTTTGTACGGCATTGAAACGCTTCGTTTGCTCTCACCTGCATGTGATCATGATCCTTCGCCCTCGCGTCAGTGATTGGACTAAATATGTCTCTCGATGCTGATCTTCttgacaacaacaagaaTACGAGTATGTTTCAGTGCCTCCGTTTCAACTGGCCAATGAGATGATACTTGGTATGTTTGAGCCAACACGCTTGAATCTCTGAAACGGGCCGGATGCAGAtagcatgtacgagtattctCACGTAGTCTGGCGTTCTTTCGGTGATAAATGAGCTACTCACATTAAATTCGTCAACATTCACCGACTTGCTGCTGTCTTTGGAATAAATTGACAGTATGAGATAAGAGTGACTGCATGCAGATatggccaatggcatcaccatgTACGCATGTCCGACTGGCTACATGTACGGCtgacaagaagcaagcagcagcttacCTGCTTCCAACATGCGTATATAAGCTCAAATGTGTATTCTTGGATGCACGTCCGAACATCAAAACGACCGCTGATGAAGCTCCTTTCGGCCCCCGACATGTCCGGTGGTGGATATGCGCAACGGCGGCATACACATTTAGGTTTATCAAATTATATGTCATCTGAAACAGCCAAGTTTCCAAATACACACACACCATCCATATCAGCGATAACAtcgaagaaggagaagaacaagaagaagttgagggGGTGTGTCTAATCTGTAGTGGCTGCAGCAAGGCCGGCATTCCTTTAACACTACATATATGCCATTTCAACCACTCACATCCGCTTACTGtgagacaaacaaaacaaaattCAAGACAAAACAGGTAGGTAAGTTGGTAAGTTGTCTCCCAGTCGAACAAGTTATTGCCACTCCAGGCCACGTCGTCGAAGAAAAGTCTTGGAATTCGCCTCGCTGTGTAACACCACACACcgaacaagagaaaaaaaaaaaaaaagaaatgtaAAAACTAGAAATCTTGGTTGAAGCTACACCACGCCCCAACAATGGGAAAAAAGGCTGTGTGCTGGGAGAGGGTCCTCCCACCAatcaagatgacgaggccTACCGATTTTGACACGGA
Above is a genomic segment from Trichoderma breve strain T069 chromosome 6, whole genome shotgun sequence containing:
- a CDS encoding endonuclease/Exonuclease/phosphatase family domain-containing protein, coding for MLRSALVGFVLLCALVTWSTTLFFLQGDSFEAWFDAAARRDSGLEFSNKAQDLDYEPTRMDVTNLSPTIPLRMVTFNIRYATSSPVKGEKLWDERGPRLVNEINFITAGQENAFLCLQEALYNQLEDIQAGLGPRWAYIGRGREDGKKKGEFSPVFYRSDVWFLERSQTRWLSTTPEKPSFGWGAPHKRVVTMGEFSHKVTGTRVVVMSTHFDYKYAKARKHSAEQLMQYARDWSQGNNNAAVLIGGDFNSTPDDVAYRLMTAPGSGMSDLSDLLPADKHHGNSLTYTSFGEPNEWPQRIDFLFIQEPRTAVVKTFSVLENVYDDQIRVSDHRPVVSDLEIAVDPSS